Proteins from a genomic interval of Rhipicephalus microplus isolate Deutch F79 chromosome 6, USDA_Rmic, whole genome shotgun sequence:
- the LOC119167643 gene encoding cystatin-2, which translates to MASLRITPCGVAVLIVICFIGVAQSALVGGWHRQSVGDNAMFEELAHFAISRQVGDREYFDTVLELVDVETQVVAGTNYRIKFKVGESTCRVTETYTKEACVPQSRETVKDTCTAVIYDVPWLNERSVSSFTCEGSSTST; encoded by the exons ATGGCTTCTTTGAGAATCACCCCGTGTGGCGTCGCAGTCCTGATTGTCATCTGCTTCATCGGTGTCGCTCAGTCAGCGCTTGTTGGCGGGTGGCATCGACAGAGCGTTGGCGACAACGCCATGTTTGAGGAGCTGGCGCACTTTGCGATATCAAGACAAGTTGGTGACCGGGAGTACTTCGACACTGTGCTCGAACTGGTCGATGTAGAGACTCAG GTTGTGGCCGGAACAAACTACCGAATCAAGTTCAAGGTGGGCGAATCCACATGCAGGGTAACAGAAACATACACCAAGGAGGCCTGTGTTCCACAATCTAGAGAG acgGTCAAGGATACCTGTACAGCAGTTATATACGACGTACCTTGGCTGAATGAACGATCTGTGTCTTCTTTCACCTGCGAAGGAAGCAGCACATCTACCTAA